The window CAACCAACAAATTGCGCATCGAAGGCCCTCGAGAAGCCAGCAAATCGTGCACCAATGGCTGTTGTGTCTGTTGAGAAGCCAACCAAGTGTGAACCAATGGCTATGTCTGATGAGAAGATTACAGTGTGTGGACTAGAGGCTGTGTCCGTTGAGAAGCCAACCAAGTGTGAACAAAAGGCTGTATTAATTGAAAAGACCGCAGATGTGGAAGATGTGGACACTGTTGTTGCTAAGGCTCCTGTGGAGAAATCACGAAGTATTTGTAAATATTGGATGACTGACACTTGTGTGCATGGTGACCTGTGCCAGAATTTGCATTCATGGTTTTATGGTGATGGGTTTTCTACACTTGCAAAGCTTCATGAACACAAGAAGGTATAGATGTTTACTCTATATATTCCACCTTTTATTATTTGATATAAACACATGAAAGTATATTCTATTTAGTTCTTTTGCCAAACTAATTGTTTAGTGAATTGCCTTGGGTTATGAATATGGATGGTACAAAAATATTGTAGCTGAAAGAAGTTTGAgctttaagaaaattattttctaaaatgtTTACTCTAAATTAAATTACTTAATAAGTGCCATTAAGTTTGATCCTTCTATGTTATCAAAAATTGTTGACAGGCTGTAACCGGGATTGCATTGCCGGCTGGTTCGGACAAACTTTATTCTGGCAGCACTGATGGCACAGTTCGAGCCTGGGACTGCAACACTGGCCGCTGTCTTGGTGTGATAAACCTTAATTCTGAAGTTACCTCGTTGGTATCTGAGGGCTCATGGATATTTGCCGGTGTGAAGAATGCTGTGAAGGTAAGTTCATATTTCACTcctcttttttttaattgtaacaaTGATATCTCGTGTATTAGGAATTTTAACTGTGAGCTGATAATTTGTTTGTGGTTGTTGTTAAGGCATGGAATATTCAAACCGGTGCAGATTTTACTCTTGATGGACCTATGGGGCAAGTCCTGTCCTTGAATGTTGGCAATGATATCCTCCTTGCTGGAGCAGAGGTAAATTGCCTTGCAGTGATTTATGGTTGTTGTAATTTCAACCTTTGTTTATAGTTAGCCATTTGCTACTTTTGTTGTTTGATTAGAGTTGTCACATTTCAGCTAGTTCTGTTGTCTTAGTTTTTGAATAATCTGTTTATTTAAATTGCAGGATGGTGTTATTTATGCTTGGAGAGTCAGCTCTGATCCCAAAGCTGAGTCTCCTTTCGAACTGGTTGCAACACTGAGTGGTCATACTAAACCGGTGGTTTGTCTTGCTATTGGATGCTACAAGATGCTTTATTCTGGGTCCATGGACCATAGCATTAAGGTAGTGTTTTCTGTCAACTAGCAGTGTGTTGGTTTATTTATTTCAATGTGAGTTATCTTTCATGTAGAGCTTTTACACCATCctcacaatattttttttagtaaatggATTCATTTGTAATTGTTATTCTATTCTCTATAGGTTTGGGACCTTGATACATTACAGTGCACAATGACACTTAATGGACATTCTGAGGTAGTCACATCACTTATTTGTTGGGACAATTACTTGTTATCGAGTTCTTCTGATTGCACGGTCAATGTTTGGGTGTGCACTGAGGAGGGAATTCTGAAGGTGGCATACACTCACACTGAAAAAAATGTAAGTTTAACCCACCAATATTTGTACaagttgatattttaattttggttatGAAGGAGGTTATTGGTTTGTacaattcatatttttattttattttatttatttattttttattataggcTGTTCTTGGACTGTATGGGATGACTGATGCAGAGGCGAAACCAATATTATTCTGCTCGTGCAAAGATAATTCAGTTCGTATATATGAATTGCCGACGTGAGTGACCATCAAGCTTGCATCTAGTTGTCTTGCAATGTCTCTGTATTATATCATTCTTGTTTTTCTTGCTGTTGTAGCTACTTACTGTGCCTGTTTCTAcaggtttttagagagaggtcgACTGTTTACAAGACAAGAAGTTCAATCCTTTGAGATAGGCCCTAACGGACTCTTCTTTACTGGAGATGGGACTGGTTTGTTGAATGTGTGAAAATGGTTAGAAGAGCCTAAGGTGCCATGCTCCTGAGCTACAAGAAAAGTTCTTTGGAGAAGGAGATTACAACTGCATTGCATCATGTAAAAAATGTTTGTCATGAATGATGGCTTAAGCTATGTTTGACTAGTGTAACCCGTTCTCCTCGGTGGAACTTTCTGTGTAATATAACATTCTATGTATTATACAATTTTCAATAAGATCATGAATTTTAAGAAATGGAcatgttattttaaatatttcttttaagttattaaataaaaaattattcttatatATCTCGATCTATCGTTCCCATAAAACTTTGCAAATATATGGTCAAAATATgcttatataataataaaggtACAATAAGTCTACATGTGCAATATTGAACCCTGCACATTATTGCAAAGCTACTACATTGACATGAGAAAGATGGCATGGCTTGTCTAATTAACAAgactacaaattaaaaaaaaaaattaaagttcaatATGTACTACTTTTTTGAATCGGATGTATGAACCTCTATTGCTAATTAAATATGTACTCAAAAAATGATCAAATCACACATGAAGGTTCATTCGGACCTTGTACCATCCTTTCTTGAGACACCCCAAAAATGTCCATCCATATTCTATTACATGTCTCATACTCTTGGATCTGTTTACCTCTTATTCACCCATCtctaaataataattaatcacCAATAGAAGAAGATACAATAAAAAACAAAGGTAAAAGCTCTAGTATGTATATAGAAATGTGATGAATTAGGTGATGATAGACAACTCAAGTAGTCAAGTAATTAATCAAGGGTAGTCTTGGATGATGAAATAGAACAAAAAAAGATGAATGAAGGGTAGTCTTGGATGATGAAATAGAACAAAAAAAGATGAATGATGATTGTTATTATAATTGGTTTTCCTCTTTATGTTCATCAGCTATTGTGTATTGATTGTCTTTTAAAATTAGATTAGTGTATGTTGACAACGTAACAGAATATCATGATATAATAATATCCTTATGTGTGTTAATTATTGACTTGTTGCTATTAGTGTAACTTAGAATTTGTTATTAgttgtatttttctatttctggCTATGCCAGGTTCAAGTTCAACTACTGTTCAAAAaatgttatttcttttttttttcaagtgaaaatcaaaatgaaattacACAGAAATAGATAATTGGATTGAATCTTTTTCTTCAAGTAAGTAgaactcctatataacttctcaGCCACTAGAATAAAACATATATGCTAATGGTTTATCATCATTTACCCACTGCTTGTAGAAGTATAAGCAACTGAAGAAAATAGTAAGAGACTCCTCCAACTGTAGCATACTGCAACTTCTCTGTTCCTTCGATCCCAGGGAAGTCGTCGTCCTTTGATCGGCTGAAGCCGCCGGCTAACCATCCCAGATTTTTGTAACCTCCATTATATAACTTTGAAGCTGCTGCCATTGACCTGAATCACTCACCAAAACCAACAATCATTTAGCTTCACTGCCATGATCAACTTGTTAGTTCTGCTTGTtgagtttttttctttcttagtgaTTATTCACGTGAAAATGTATTCATATAAAgatgataattaaaaattgttagatgatttgatataTTGAGCTAAACTATGTGATAATATGCATCGACAAATATTTTGTAAAAGCCCACAATAACATATAACACATAATTTAGGACATCTTTAAAGAATTCACCAATCATAAtccaatatataaaaaaagttcACAAAAAGTACTAATGATGAAATTAAATTAACATTAGCAAGTTGATCCAGCTAGATACACTAACCTTAATCCCTCTCCACAAGCCACAAGAACCTTGGTACCCTTATCCGGAATAGCCACTTCAACTTGACCAAGAAACTCAGGGTTCAATGTAGTTAGATATTGACCAGTCCATAATCCAATATAACCAAAATGCACCCATTTCTTAAGTAATGTTACAGGGCTATTATCTGTGTCTTCAACAAAGATTGGCACGTGCACAGACCCCACAACACGTGCCTTCTCTGTCTCCCATGTTGGCCTAACATCAAGGAGAAGAAACCCTTCAGAATTCATGGCAATTGAAGCATCTTTGGGAAATATAGTTTTCACGGTGCCAGATTCTATGAGCTTCCTAGCACTCATAGGAGTTGTGGTTGAAGATGTTGTTGCATTGTTGAAGACATGGAACCTTGGTGTTCTTGGTTGTTGTTTCTTGTGATTCTTCACCATGGATGTTTTGAACATGTGGTTCAATTGATGAGTTGCCATGTTCTTCCTATGTCTATCTCTCTGTTTGTTGAATCTTGAATGTGTTTGTTATGTTGAATCTTGAAGGATTTGATTTAGACATGTTTTGGATGATAACATTAGAAGTAAAATATATAGAGGACCATTACCATTGGCTTTCTTAGGTTTCTTTTTTGTCTCTTTGCATCTTGCTCTTCTATCTTTCTATCATTTATACTGGATAAGAGTTGGAGATATTTTTTTCCTCTACAAAAGGCCATAAGAAAATAGTACTTAATGTTGAATATGTGTATGAGTTTACTTTTGATAAAAACCTTGTTTTTGGACCACAGTTTAGGAGATAGACCTAACAATATTTTGATAAAAGTTTTTAAGCTCGCAACTAGAGTTGTATATGGATAGAGCTGGATTGGACTTAATTAGATTTTGATTCTATTGACTAGAATTCGATTTTAAATAAAGAGGAGTGCTAGGAGACCAGCAGAATTTATGATGTTTAGTCATTAATTAGccatcatcaatatttttaatggtgtgagatgatATTTAATGGTGTAGGAttgataatttttcttttgatgATTAAGTGCTGGCCAGATTTCAATAAAAGTGTTGGTCTTCTAGACTTTCTCTtaaattaatttgaaataaaatggtttaaattggatcgacttatatatatatacacgattttatataatttttttaattctataatatttatattaaaataaattattttaaaataaaaacgatatcacataatataaaaaatatcagttgaaatgaaatataatattttaatattaatttccttataaaatatatattttagttatagaatatgATTATAGTCTTTATCGAATCTATTGAACCATGATTTAAACATGGAATTAATCTCACTTTAATGTATGAGAGATTAACGACTAATTTAGTATCTCACTTTTTAATTGTAACAATTTGGtcctttaaatttaaaaaagtgcATTAATGTactttcttatgtattttctatcgAAGTTCAATACCGTTAGTGACGTGGCTCAAGTCTTGTCACTTTGAACATATTAAAACGATGTCATACATTTTGGTGCTAAAGAAGTATTAAACGACTCGTTTGACGATTATGATAATGAATTTGGTTATGACAAGATTGTTCAAACTCTCAAACGACGTGTTTAATATCTTTTTTAGCACCAAAAACACGTACGATGTTGTTTTAATATATCCAGCGTGGCAACACTTGAACTACGTCATTAACGGCGTTGAGCTCCGATGACAGAAAATATATGAGAGactatattgatgtacttttttaAATTTGGAGGATGAAATTGTAGCAATT is drawn from Arachis hypogaea cultivar Tifrunner chromosome 12, arahy.Tifrunner.gnm2.J5K5, whole genome shotgun sequence and contains these coding sequences:
- the LOC112727991 gene encoding rhodanese-like domain-containing protein 10; amino-acid sequence: MATHQLNHMFKTSMVKNHKKQQPRTPRFHVFNNATTSSTTTPMSARKLIESGTVKTIFPKDASIAMNSEGFLLLDVRPTWETEKARVVGSVHVPIFVEDTDNSPVTLLKKWVHFGYIGLWTGQYLTTLNPEFLGQVEVAIPDKGTKVLVACGEGLRSMAAASKLYNGGYKNLGWLAGGFSRSKDDDFPGIEGTEKLQYATVGGVSYYFLQLLILLQAVGK
- the LOC112727990 gene encoding zinc finger CCCH domain-containing protein 48, producing the protein MAVITTTRRSERFRRTTPPTCTYWLAGRCNRNPCRFSHSSPTLPSNAYYNGNTTYKHSKQPTNCASKALEKPANRAPMAVVSVEKPTKCEPMAMSDEKITVCGLEAVSVEKPTKCEQKAVLIEKTADVEDVDTVVAKAPVEKSRSICKYWMTDTCVHGDLCQNLHSWFYGDGFSTLAKLHEHKKAVTGIALPAGSDKLYSGSTDGTVRAWDCNTGRCLGVINLNSEVTSLVSEGSWIFAGVKNAVKAWNIQTGADFTLDGPMGQVLSLNVGNDILLAGAEDGVIYAWRVSSDPKAESPFELVATLSGHTKPVVCLAIGCYKMLYSGSMDHSIKVWDLDTLQCTMTLNGHSEVVTSLICWDNYLLSSSSDCTVNVWVCTEEGILKVAYTHTEKNAVLGLYGMTDAEAKPILFCSCKDNSVRIYELPTFLERGRLFTRQEVQSFEIGPNGLFFTGDGTGLLNV